A portion of the Pseudomonas koreensis genome contains these proteins:
- the pnp gene encoding polyribonucleotide nucleotidyltransferase yields the protein MNPVIKKFQFGQSTVTLETGRIARQASGAVLVTVDDDVSVLVTVVGAKQADPGKGFFPLSVHYQEKTYAAGKIPGGFFKREGRPSEKETLTSRLIDRPIRPLFPEGFMNEVQVVCTVVSTSKKTDPDIAAMIGTSAALAISGIPFDGPIGAARVAFHESTGYLLNPTYEQQAASSLDMVVAGTSDAVLMVESEAKELTEDQMLGAVLFAHDEFQVVINAVKELAAEAAKPTWNWAPQPEATELLGAIRAEFGEAISQAYTITIKADRYARLGELRDQVVAKLSGEEGQPSAAEVKAAFGEIEYRTVRENIVNGKPRIDGRDTRTVRPLNIEVGVLPKTHGSALFTRGETQALVVATLGTARDAQLLDTLEGEKKDPFMLHYNFPPFSVGECGRMGGAGRREIGHGRLARRSVSAMLPAADVFPYTIRVVSEITESNGSSSMASVCGASLALMDAGVPMKAPVAGIAMGLVKEGEKFAVLTDILGDEDHLGDMDFKVAGTAKGVTALQMDIKIKGITEEIMEIALGQALEARLNILGQMNQIIGQSRTELSANAPTMIAMKIDTDKIRDVIGKGGATIRAICEETKASIDIEDDGSIKIFGETKDAAEAARQRVLSITAEAEIGKIYVGKVERIVDFGAFVNILPGKDGLVHISMLSDARVEKVTDILKEGQEVEVLVLDVDNRGRIKLSIKDVAAAKASGV from the coding sequence GTGAACCCGGTAATCAAAAAATTCCAGTTCGGTCAATCGACCGTTACCCTCGAGACAGGCCGTATCGCCCGTCAGGCCTCCGGCGCAGTATTGGTCACCGTTGACGACGACGTCAGCGTGTTGGTGACTGTCGTCGGTGCAAAGCAAGCCGATCCGGGCAAGGGCTTCTTCCCTCTGTCCGTTCACTACCAGGAAAAGACTTACGCTGCCGGTAAGATCCCTGGCGGTTTCTTCAAGCGTGAAGGCCGTCCCTCCGAGAAAGAAACCCTGACTTCCCGACTGATCGACCGTCCGATCCGTCCGCTGTTCCCAGAAGGCTTCATGAACGAAGTGCAGGTTGTCTGCACCGTCGTTTCCACCAGCAAGAAGACCGATCCGGACATCGCTGCGATGATCGGTACCTCGGCGGCCCTGGCCATTTCCGGCATTCCGTTCGACGGCCCGATCGGCGCCGCTCGCGTGGCGTTCCACGAAAGCACCGGCTACCTGCTGAACCCGACTTACGAACAGCAGGCCGCTTCGAGCCTGGACATGGTCGTTGCCGGTACTTCCGACGCCGTGCTGATGGTTGAATCCGAAGCCAAAGAGCTGACCGAAGACCAGATGCTGGGCGCGGTACTGTTCGCTCACGACGAATTCCAGGTTGTGATCAACGCTGTAAAAGAACTGGCTGCCGAAGCCGCCAAGCCAACCTGGAACTGGGCTCCACAGCCTGAAGCCACCGAGCTGCTGGGCGCGATCCGTGCCGAGTTCGGCGAAGCGATCTCCCAGGCTTACACCATCACCATCAAGGCCGACCGCTACGCGCGTCTGGGCGAGTTGCGTGACCAGGTGGTTGCCAAGCTGTCCGGTGAAGAAGGCCAGCCTAGCGCTGCTGAAGTCAAAGCGGCCTTCGGCGAAATCGAATACCGCACCGTTCGCGAAAACATCGTCAACGGCAAGCCTCGTATCGACGGTCGCGACACCCGCACCGTACGTCCGCTGAACATCGAAGTCGGCGTTCTGCCGAAGACTCACGGTTCGGCGCTGTTCACCCGTGGCGAAACCCAGGCACTGGTTGTGGCAACACTGGGCACCGCCCGTGACGCGCAGCTGCTGGACACCCTGGAAGGCGAAAAGAAAGACCCGTTCATGCTGCACTACAACTTCCCGCCGTTCTCGGTCGGCGAGTGTGGTCGCATGGGTGGCGCCGGTCGTCGCGAAATCGGTCACGGCCGTCTGGCCCGTCGTTCGGTTTCGGCCATGCTGCCAGCCGCTGACGTGTTCCCGTACACCATCCGCGTAGTGTCGGAAATTACCGAATCCAACGGTTCGAGCTCGATGGCTTCCGTGTGCGGCGCTTCCCTCGCACTGATGGATGCTGGTGTGCCGATGAAAGCACCGGTGGCCGGTATCGCCATGGGTCTGGTTAAAGAAGGCGAGAAGTTCGCCGTCCTGACCGACATCCTCGGCGACGAAGATCACCTGGGCGACATGGACTTCAAGGTAGCCGGTACCGCCAAAGGCGTTACCGCGCTGCAGATGGACATCAAGATCAAGGGCATCACCGAAGAGATCATGGAAATCGCTCTGGGCCAGGCCCTTGAAGCGCGCCTGAACATCCTCGGCCAGATGAACCAGATCATTGGCCAGTCGCGTACCGAACTGTCGGCCAACGCTCCGACCATGATCGCGATGAAGATCGACACCGACAAGATCCGTGACGTTATCGGTAAAGGTGGCGCGACCATCCGTGCGATCTGCGAAGAAACCAAGGCTTCGATCGATATCGAAGACGACGGCTCGATCAAGATCTTCGGCGAAACCAAGGATGCCGCAGAAGCAGCGCGTCAGCGCGTTCTGAGCATCACTGCAGAAGCCGAGATCGGCAAGATCTACGTCGGCAAGGTTGAGCGCATCGTCGACTTCGGCGCGTTCGTCAACATCCTGCCGGGCAAGGACGGTCTGGTGCACATCTCGATGCTGAGCGACGCTCGCGTAGAGAAAGTCACCGACATCCTCAAAGAAGGCCAGGAAGTCGAAGTGCTGGTACTGGACGTGGACAACCGCGGCCGTATCAAGCTGTCCATCAAAGACGTGGCAGCTGCCAAGGCTTCGGGCGTTTAA
- the nadC gene encoding carboxylating nicotinate-nucleotide diphosphorylase, producing the protein MLNLRLADLTAEIENNVRRALLEDVGSGDITAQLIPAERLAKATIITRDDAVICGTAWVDAVFRQLDPRVAVHWQVVDGQRVKANQPLFHLEGPARSLLTGERSALNFLQLLSGVATRAQYMADFVGETQVKLLDTRKTLPGLRLAQKYAVTCGGCHNHRIGLYDAFLIKENHIAASGGIAEAVAAAHKIAPGKPVEIEVESLEELKQALEAGADIIMLDELSLDDMREAVRLTAGKAKLEASGGINESTLLPIAETGVDYISIGAMTKDVKAVDLSMRLSL; encoded by the coding sequence ATGCTGAATCTACGTCTCGCCGATCTGACCGCCGAAATCGAAAACAACGTGCGCCGTGCGTTGCTCGAAGACGTCGGCAGCGGCGACATCACCGCGCAACTGATCCCGGCCGAACGCCTGGCCAAAGCCACCATCATCACCCGTGACGACGCCGTCATCTGCGGCACCGCGTGGGTCGATGCGGTGTTTCGCCAGCTCGATCCGCGTGTGGCGGTGCATTGGCAAGTGGTCGACGGCCAGCGGGTCAAAGCCAATCAGCCGCTGTTTCACTTGGAAGGCCCGGCTCGCTCATTGCTGACGGGTGAACGCAGCGCGTTGAACTTCCTGCAGTTGCTGTCTGGCGTGGCGACGCGCGCGCAGTACATGGCGGACTTCGTCGGCGAAACGCAGGTCAAGTTGCTCGACACCCGCAAGACCTTGCCCGGCCTGCGCCTGGCGCAGAAATACGCGGTGACCTGCGGCGGCTGCCACAACCACCGGATCGGTCTGTACGACGCCTTCCTGATCAAGGAAAACCACATTGCCGCCAGCGGTGGCATCGCCGAAGCCGTGGCCGCCGCGCACAAGATCGCCCCGGGCAAACCGGTGGAAATCGAAGTGGAAAGTCTTGAGGAATTGAAGCAAGCGCTGGAAGCCGGCGCCGACATCATCATGCTCGACGAACTGAGCCTGGACGACATGCGCGAAGCGGTACGCCTGACCGCCGGCAAAGCGAAACTGGAAGCCAGCGGCGGCATCAACGAAAGCACGCTGCTGCCGATCGCCGAAACGGGCGTGGATTACATTTCCATCGGCGCGATGACCAAGGATGTCAAAGCGGTGGATCTGTCGATGCGCTTGAGCCTCTGA
- a CDS encoding DUF6388 family protein has protein sequence MTELTQEQRHEQALEKYLLDVPDLKEEIKDLSPDDQKDQIQWAFEDEAEAQGLQPWELTLKYTSTPEEFEAQRLVLHKEAAEVLGVEWDEYCEMNNLVV, from the coding sequence ATGACTGAATTGACCCAAGAGCAACGCCACGAACAAGCGCTGGAAAAATACCTTCTGGATGTGCCGGACCTGAAGGAAGAGATCAAGGACCTGAGTCCCGATGATCAGAAAGACCAGATCCAGTGGGCCTTCGAAGACGAAGCCGAAGCGCAGGGCTTGCAGCCGTGGGAGCTGACCCTCAAGTACACGAGCACGCCGGAGGAGTTCGAGGCGCAGCGCCTCGTGCTGCACAAGGAAGCGGCTGAAGTCTTGGGTGTCGAGTGGGACGAGTACTGCGAGATGAATAATCTGGTGGTCTGA
- the infB gene encoding translation initiation factor IF-2, with the protein MTQVTVKQLADEVKTPVERLLQQMREAGLPHTAADENVTDSEKQSLLTHLKSSHKAKVEEPRKITLQRKTTSTLRVAGSKSISVEVRKKKVFVQRSPEEIEAERKRELDERRAVENAARQKAEEEAKQRAEEEARRQPAAAQTAASDAVAAPAAAAEPVRESAPVVAAAPAPSADVRNKQNEQRRPDKPRADDNNRRSGGGDGERKNAPHRASVKEKAPAPRVAPRTTDEESDGFRRGGRGKAKLKKRNAHGFQSPTGPVVRDVQIGETITVGDLANQMSVKAAEIIKFMFKLGTPATINQVLDQETAQLVAEELGHKVTLVSDTALEDSLAESLKFEGESFSRAPVVTVMGHVDHGKTSLLDYIRRAKVAAGEAGGITQHIGAYHVETDRGMVTFLDTPGHAAFTAMRARGAKATDIVILVVAADDGVMPQTIEAVQHAQAAGVPLVVAVNKIDKPGADLDRIRSELSVHGVTSEDWGGDTPFVPVSAKMGTGVDELLEAVLLQAEVLELKATPSAPGRGVVVESRLDKGRGPVATVLVQDGTLRQGDMVLVGSNYGRVRAMLDENGKPIKEAGPSIPVEILGLDGTPDAGDEMSVVADEKKAREVALFRQGKFREVKLARAHAGKLENIFENMGQAEKKTLNIVLKSDVRGSLEALNGALNGLGNDEVQVRVVGGGVGGITESDANLALASNAVLFGFNVRADAGARKIVEQEGLDMRYYNVIYDIIEDVKKALTGMLGSDVRENILGVAEVRDVFRSPKFGAIAGCMVIEGVVHRNRPIRVLREDIVIFEGELESLRRFKDDASEVRAGMECGIGVKSYNDVKVGDKIEVFEKVQVARSL; encoded by the coding sequence ATGACGCAAGTCACGGTGAAACAACTGGCCGATGAGGTCAAAACACCGGTAGAGCGCCTGTTGCAGCAGATGCGTGAGGCAGGTCTGCCGCACACCGCCGCCGACGAAAATGTGACTGACAGTGAGAAGCAATCCCTGCTGACTCACTTGAAGAGCAGTCACAAGGCGAAAGTGGAAGAACCACGCAAGATCACGCTGCAGCGTAAAACCACCAGCACCCTGCGTGTGGCTGGTAGCAAGAGCATCAGCGTTGAAGTTCGCAAGAAGAAAGTTTTCGTACAGCGCAGCCCGGAAGAAATCGAAGCCGAGCGCAAGCGTGAACTGGATGAGCGTCGCGCAGTAGAAAATGCTGCCCGTCAGAAGGCTGAAGAAGAAGCCAAGCAACGCGCCGAAGAAGAAGCGCGTCGCCAGCCTGCTGCTGCGCAAACCGCTGCCAGCGATGCCGTTGCGGCACCGGCAGCCGCTGCCGAACCTGTTCGTGAAAGCGCACCGGTGGTGGCTGCTGCTCCTGCTCCATCGGCTGACGTTCGCAACAAGCAGAACGAACAGCGCCGTCCGGACAAGCCACGTGCCGATGACAACAATCGTCGCAGCGGCGGCGGTGATGGCGAGCGCAAAAACGCTCCGCATCGCGCATCGGTCAAGGAAAAAGCTCCGGCGCCACGTGTCGCGCCACGCACTACCGACGAAGAAAGCGATGGCTTCCGTCGTGGTGGTCGCGGCAAGGCCAAGCTGAAGAAGCGCAACGCCCACGGTTTCCAGAGCCCGACCGGCCCTGTCGTGCGTGACGTGCAGATCGGCGAGACCATCACGGTTGGCGATCTGGCCAACCAGATGTCGGTCAAGGCTGCTGAAATCATCAAGTTCATGTTCAAACTGGGTACCCCAGCGACCATCAACCAGGTGCTTGATCAGGAAACTGCTCAACTGGTAGCCGAAGAACTGGGCCACAAAGTGACCCTGGTCAGCGACACCGCCCTGGAAGATTCCCTGGCCGAGTCCCTGAAGTTTGAAGGTGAGTCGTTCTCCCGTGCACCAGTCGTGACCGTAATGGGCCATGTTGACCACGGTAAGACTTCCCTGCTCGACTACATCCGTCGTGCCAAGGTAGCTGCTGGCGAAGCCGGCGGTATCACCCAGCACATCGGTGCATACCACGTTGAGACTGATCGCGGTATGGTCACTTTCCTCGACACCCCGGGTCACGCTGCGTTTACCGCAATGCGTGCCCGTGGTGCCAAGGCGACCGACATCGTGATCCTTGTGGTTGCAGCGGACGACGGCGTGATGCCGCAAACCATCGAAGCCGTTCAGCATGCTCAGGCAGCTGGCGTACCGCTGGTGGTTGCAGTGAACAAGATCGACAAGCCGGGCGCCGATCTCGATCGCATCCGCAGCGAACTGTCAGTTCACGGCGTGACTTCCGAAGACTGGGGTGGCGACACGCCATTCGTACCGGTTTCGGCGAAGATGGGTACTGGCGTGGACGAGCTGCTTGAAGCCGTTCTGCTGCAGGCCGAAGTTCTCGAACTGAAAGCTACTCCGTCGGCTCCGGGCCGTGGTGTGGTGGTTGAATCGCGTCTCGACAAGGGTCGTGGCCCGGTGGCAACCGTGCTGGTTCAGGACGGTACTCTGCGTCAAGGCGACATGGTCCTGGTCGGTTCGAACTACGGCCGCGTACGTGCCATGCTCGACGAGAACGGCAAGCCAATCAAGGAAGCCGGTCCATCCATCCCTGTCGAGATCCTCGGCCTGGACGGTACCCCGGACGCTGGCGACGAGATGAGCGTGGTTGCCGACGAGAAGAAAGCCCGTGAAGTGGCTCTGTTCCGTCAAGGCAAGTTCCGCGAAGTCAAACTGGCTCGCGCTCACGCCGGCAAGCTGGAAAACATCTTCGAAAACATGGGTCAGGCCGAGAAGAAGACGCTCAACATCGTCCTCAAGTCCGACGTCCGTGGTTCGCTGGAAGCGTTGAACGGTGCCTTGAATGGCCTGGGCAACGACGAAGTACAAGTGCGCGTCGTGGGTGGCGGTGTCGGTGGTATCACCGAATCCGACGCCAACCTGGCACTGGCTTCCAACGCTGTACTGTTCGGCTTCAACGTGCGTGCCGATGCTGGCGCTCGCAAGATCGTCGAGCAGGAAGGTCTGGATATGCGTTACTACAACGTGATCTACGACATCATCGAAGACGTCAAGAAAGCCCTGACCGGCATGCTCGGCAGCGATGTTCGCGAGAACATCCTGGGTGTGGCCGAAGTGCGTGACGTGTTCCGTTCGCCGAAGTTTGGCGCGATCGCCGGTTGCATGGTGATCGAAGGTGTCGTGCACCGTAACCGTCCGATCCGTGTACTGCGTGAAGACATCGTTATCTTCGAAGGCGAGCTGGAATCCCTGCGCCGCTTCAAGGATGACGCTTCCGAAGTACGTGCCGGCATGGAATGCGGTATCGGCGTGAAGAGCTACAACGACGTCAAAGTCGGCGACAAGATCGAAGTCTTCGAGAAGGTTCAGGTTGCTCGCAGCCTCTGA
- the rpsO gene encoding 30S ribosomal protein S15, which produces MALDVQEKAQIVADYQQAVGDTGSPEVQVALLTANINKLQGHFKANGKDHHSRRGLIRMVNQRRKLLDYLKGKDVSRYAALIARLGLRR; this is translated from the coding sequence ATGGCTCTCGACGTTCAAGAAAAAGCTCAAATCGTTGCTGACTACCAGCAAGCTGTTGGTGACACTGGTTCGCCAGAAGTGCAGGTTGCACTGCTGACCGCCAACATCAACAAACTGCAAGGTCACTTCAAGGCCAACGGTAAAGATCACCACTCCCGTCGTGGTCTGATCCGCATGGTTAACCAGCGTCGCAAGCTGCTGGACTACCTGAAAGGCAAGGACGTAAGCCGGTACGCCGCGCTGATCGCTCGCCTGGGTCTGCGTCGCTAA
- the truB gene encoding tRNA pseudouridine(55) synthase TruB, translating into MAQVKRIRRNVSGIILLDKPLGFTSNAALQKVRWLLNAEKAGHTGSLDPLATGVLPLCFGEATKFSQYLLDSDKGYETLAQLGKTTTTADAEGEVLQERPVTVGRADVEAVLPKFRGQISQIPPMYSALKRDGQPLYKLARAGEVVEREPRSVTIARLELLAFEGDTARLAVDCSKGTYIRTLVEDIGEQLGCGAYVAELRRTQAGPFTLAQTVTLEELEAVHAEGGNEAVDRFLMPSDSGLQDWPLLHFSEASAFYWLNGQPVRAPDAPKFGMVRVQDHNGRFIGIGEVSEDARIAPRRLIRSE; encoded by the coding sequence GTGGCTCAGGTCAAACGTATCCGTCGTAACGTCAGCGGCATCATCCTGCTCGACAAGCCGTTGGGTTTCACTTCCAACGCCGCGTTGCAGAAGGTGCGCTGGCTGCTCAATGCCGAGAAGGCCGGCCACACCGGCAGCCTCGACCCGCTGGCCACCGGCGTGTTGCCGCTGTGCTTCGGCGAGGCGACCAAGTTCTCGCAGTACCTGCTCGATTCCGACAAGGGCTATGAAACCCTGGCGCAACTGGGCAAGACCACCACCACGGCCGATGCCGAAGGCGAGGTTTTGCAGGAGCGTCCGGTGACCGTTGGTCGCGCCGATGTCGAAGCGGTTCTGCCGAAATTTCGTGGGCAAATCAGTCAGATACCGCCGATGTACTCGGCACTCAAGCGTGATGGCCAGCCGCTGTACAAACTGGCACGTGCAGGCGAAGTAGTGGAGCGCGAACCGCGTTCTGTTACTATTGCGCGCTTGGAATTGCTGGCCTTCGAAGGCGATACTGCGCGGCTTGCGGTGGACTGCAGCAAGGGCACCTATATTCGTACCCTGGTGGAGGATATCGGTGAGCAACTCGGTTGTGGTGCGTACGTCGCAGAATTGCGTCGGACCCAGGCCGGGCCTTTCACCCTCGCGCAGACCGTGACCCTCGAAGAGCTGGAAGCGGTACATGCCGAAGGCGGCAATGAAGCGGTCGACCGCTTCCTGATGCCATCGGACAGCGGCCTGCAGGATTGGCCGTTGCTGCACTTCTCGGAAGCGAGCGCGTTCTACTGGCTCAACGGCCAGCCGGTACGTGCCCCGGATGCACCGAAGTTCGGCATGGTACGAGTACAGGATCACAATGGTCGCTTCATCGGTATCGGTGAAGTGAGCGAAGACGCGCGCATCGCGCCGCGTCGCTTGATTCGGTCAGAATGA
- the rbfA gene encoding 30S ribosome-binding factor RbfA: MAKEYSRTQRIGDQMQRELAQLIRREVKDPRVGLVTITAVEVSRDVGHAKIFITVMGQDNAEDIAQSIKVLNAAAGFLRMQLAREMKLRSVPQLHFHYDESVVRGAHLSALIERAVAEDNQHVAAPAPEDTKE, from the coding sequence ATGGCAAAAGAATACAGCCGTACCCAACGTATCGGCGATCAGATGCAGCGCGAGCTGGCGCAACTGATCCGTCGCGAAGTCAAAGACCCGCGCGTCGGCCTGGTCACCATCACCGCTGTGGAAGTGTCCCGTGACGTCGGTCATGCGAAGATTTTCATCACCGTGATGGGCCAGGACAACGCTGAAGACATCGCGCAAAGCATCAAGGTGCTCAATGCCGCCGCAGGTTTCCTGCGTATGCAATTGGCCCGCGAAATGAAGCTGCGCAGCGTGCCGCAATTGCACTTCCACTACGACGAATCCGTCGTGCGTGGTGCGCACCTGTCGGCACTGATCGAGCGCGCCGTGGCTGAAGACAATCAGCACGTTGCCGCTCCAGCACCTGAAGACACCAAGGAGTAA